Proteins co-encoded in one Streptomyces sp. NBC_01283 genomic window:
- a CDS encoding metallopeptidase family protein has product MLEMTREEFEELVAEALDRIPPELTRLMDNVAVFVEDEPPAEDPELLGLYEGTPLTDRGEWYAGVLPDRITIYRGPTLRMCASREEVVAETEITVVHEVAHHFGIDDERLHALGYG; this is encoded by the coding sequence GTGCTGGAGATGACGCGGGAAGAGTTCGAGGAACTGGTCGCCGAGGCGCTTGACCGGATTCCTCCCGAGTTGACGCGGTTGATGGACAACGTGGCGGTGTTCGTGGAGGACGAACCGCCCGCCGAGGATCCCGAGCTCCTTGGGCTCTACGAGGGGACGCCGCTGACCGACCGGGGCGAGTGGTACGCGGGAGTGCTGCCCGACCGGATCACCATCTACCGCGGGCCGACCCTGCGCATGTGCGCGTCGCGGGAGGAAGTGGTCGCGGAGACCGAGATCACCGTGGTGCACGAGGTCGCACATCACTTCGGGATCGACGACGAGCGCCTGCACGCCCTGGGGTACGGCTGA